The proteins below are encoded in one region of Pseudobacteroides sp.:
- the queC gene encoding 7-cyano-7-deazaguanine synthase QueC, which translates to MKRAIVLLSGGLDSTTCLSAAIKDGYEVFPISFDYGQRHRRELHCAGLIAKYYKLKSYNVFKLDNVGGSALTDMSIKVPEYKGDKFIPITYVPARNIIFLSYAVGYAEVVNAEAIYIGVNAIDYSGYPDCRPEFITAFQSMISVGTKSGVEGRGVKIVTPLMDLSKSEIIKLACDNGAPLHLTWSCYKGDEKACGVCDSCVLRLKGFEEAGIEDPIEYLKPDIGVDIAGSSEAEKKGAAIGKEQI; encoded by the coding sequence ATGAAAAGAGCAATTGTATTGCTTTCTGGCGGTCTTGATAGTACAACATGTTTATCAGCTGCTATAAAGGACGGCTATGAAGTTTTTCCAATATCGTTTGATTATGGGCAAAGACACCGCAGGGAGCTTCACTGTGCAGGCCTCATAGCTAAATATTATAAACTCAAAAGCTACAATGTTTTTAAGCTGGATAATGTGGGTGGAAGTGCCCTGACAGATATGAGCATAAAAGTGCCGGAGTACAAAGGGGATAAGTTTATACCAATAACATATGTACCTGCGAGAAATATTATTTTTCTAAGTTATGCAGTAGGCTATGCAGAGGTTGTAAATGCAGAGGCGATTTACATTGGAGTAAATGCTATAGATTACAGTGGATACCCTGATTGCAGGCCTGAGTTTATAACTGCATTCCAAAGCATGATTTCTGTAGGCACAAAAAGCGGGGTTGAAGGCAGAGGTGTAAAAATAGTTACACCGCTTATGGACTTATCCAAGTCGGAAATAATTAAGCTGGCATGCGATAACGGTGCACCGCTGCATTTAACGTGGAGCTGCTATAAGGGTGATGAAAAGGCATGCGGAGTTTGTGATAGCTGTGTCCTTCGCTTGAAAGGCTTTGAGGAAGCAGGAATTGAGGATCCTATTGAATATTTAAAGCCTGATATAGGTGTTGATATTGCAGGAAGCAGTGAGGCTGAGA